TCCTTTATTACAATCATTCCTTCCTCCGCATGAGTTTTCGGATTTGACTTTTAATGCAGGAGGATTTCTAACATTAGACGCTCTATTGTAACGACATTTACGTGGTTCAAGACATTTTTCCATAAAAGCATTTATTTCAAAATCATCTATTAACTTATTTCGTAACAAATCGAGAGTGTAGCAAACCTTTAACTGGtcgtttttattaattatatcttgttttattttttgacaATTTCTGCAGAATCCTGttgggttatttttatataattctgCAATTTgtcttttaatttccttttcaaatttattataattagtAATACATTCAGGCTCTTTGTAATTTCGGAAACTATGAAGGAATTTATTAGTCTTTCC
The Plasmodium vivax scf_4813 genomic scaffold, whole genome shotgun sequence DNA segment above includes these coding regions:
- a CDS encoding variable surface protein Vir18-related (encoded by transcript PVX_045190A; Truncated due to end of contig.) — translated: MAAWRGKTNKFLHSFRNYKEPECITNYNKFEKEIKRQIAELYKNNPTGFCRNCQKIKQDIINKNDQLKVCYTLDLLRNKLIDDFEINAFMEKCLEPRKCRYNRASNVRNPPALKVKSENSCGGRNDCNKG